A single window of Toxotes jaculatrix isolate fToxJac2 chromosome 4, fToxJac2.pri, whole genome shotgun sequence DNA harbors:
- the LOC121180163 gene encoding noggin-2-like encodes MFRPFNFICLCWISVSVLLYGLEAFASNISTQIQLPNVTAVQDQEATGWDSPFLQLRASLPSFSQPIRPYTLLTNTEDHHSMPQPRHRRPSRLLRLLGSSFDPFWMSIEQPSEASGSHSNGRLMLGGDTLPAKLPSYVKEKSHLNSSPELREAAENNRRKLEKEAAGLDFSSLPSDVASSLQSWLVHSAKCELYYQWMDLGPVFWPRWLRQTDCERSDRVRSCSFPSGMKCVRAQTTHIKILAWHCLEIRDEDERFRKTKGERYNGSTEVGTSDTMKRCLWRQVPYPVVTACTCSCK; translated from the coding sequence ATGTTTAGACCGTTCAACTTTATCTGTCTCTGCTggatttctgtgtctgtccttCTATATGGACTTGAAGCTTTTGCTTCTAACATTTCAACCCAGATTCAGCTTCCAAATGTGACTGCTGTTCAAGACCAGGAGGCTACAGGCTGGGATTCACCATTTCTTCAGCTGAGAGCCAGTCTGCCGTCCTTCTCGCAGCCAATCCGTCCTTACACTCTGCTGACAAACACTGAAGATCATCACTCCATGCCCCAACCCAGACATCGCCGGCCTTCTCGCCTTCTGCGGCTTCTGGGATCCTCTTTTGACCCATTCTGGATGTCCATAGAGCAGCCATCTGAGGCCTCTGGGAGTCACAGTAATGGTCGACTTATGTTGGGTGGAGACACACTGCCTGCCAAGTTACCCAGCTACGTCAAAGAGAAGTCTCACCTGAATTCTTCTCCAGAGCTGAGAGAGGCTGCAGAAAATAATCGCCGGAAGCTAGAGAAGGAAGCTGCAGGTCTGGACTTCAGTTCTCTGCCCTCAGATGTTGCCAGTTCACTTCAGTCCTGGCTGGTGCACTCTGCCAAATGTGAGTTATACTACCAATGGATGGATCTGGGTCCAGTTTTTTGGCCTCGTTGGTTGCGGCAGACTGATTGTGAAAGATCCGACAGAGTGCGAAGTTGCTCCTTTCCCAGTGGGATGAAGTGTGTGAGAGCTCAGACAACACACATAAAGATTCTGGCTTGGCATTGCCTGGAAAtcagagatgaagatgaaagaTTCAGAAAGACAAAGGGTGAAAGGTATAATGGCAGCACAGAAGTGGGAACGAGTGACACAATGAAAAGGTGTTTATGGAGACAAGTGCCTTATCCTGTTGTTACAGCATGTACATGTTCATGcaaatga